The following coding sequences lie in one Deinococcus malanensis genomic window:
- a CDS encoding VOC family protein: MTYPAGQPSWTDLATPMPDQSKAFYTALFGWEYGESSEEYGHYAMAFQDGKLATGLAPLPPGAEMPSAWTVYFASDDIAADAEHVTRLGGQVIMGPMQIGDQGHMGVFSDPTGATFGLWQAGNHQGFEAREGDGSVAWVEVNTRDSARALSFYTQLFGAESTPIEGADYHQLRHGEQGYAGVSGHGANWEAVTEPHWVTYFYVTDVDRAAQVAQDQGGKVLVAPFDMPYGRMAVLADPAGATFSVMNPKPADD; this comes from the coding sequence ATGACCTATCCTGCCGGACAACCTAGCTGGACTGACCTCGCCACACCCATGCCAGACCAGAGCAAAGCCTTCTACACGGCCCTGTTCGGCTGGGAATACGGAGAAAGCAGTGAGGAATACGGCCATTACGCAATGGCCTTCCAGGACGGAAAACTGGCGACGGGGCTGGCTCCGCTTCCACCCGGCGCAGAGATGCCGAGTGCCTGGACGGTCTACTTTGCCAGCGACGATATCGCTGCCGATGCAGAGCACGTCACGCGCTTAGGTGGCCAGGTCATCATGGGGCCGATGCAGATCGGTGACCAGGGTCATATGGGGGTGTTCAGCGATCCCACGGGCGCCACTTTCGGCCTGTGGCAGGCCGGCAACCATCAGGGTTTCGAAGCCCGGGAAGGCGACGGCAGCGTGGCCTGGGTGGAGGTCAACACCCGCGACTCGGCCCGCGCCCTGTCGTTTTACACTCAACTGTTCGGTGCCGAGAGCACGCCGATTGAAGGCGCGGATTACCACCAGCTCCGGCACGGCGAGCAGGGCTATGCCGGAGTGTCAGGGCATGGTGCGAACTGGGAAGCTGTTACGGAGCCCCACTGGGTGACCTACTTCTATGTGACCGACGTCGACCGGGCAGCGCAGGTGGCTCAGGATCAGGGCGGGAAGGTGCTGGTGGCGCCTTTCGATATGCCTTACGGGCGCATGGCTGTCCTGGCCGATCCTGCTGGCGCGACGTTCAGCGTCATGAACCCGAAGCCGGCAGACGACTAA
- a CDS encoding VOC family protein — protein MTDQTPWTSNIFAITLLTENLEEAKAFYQRVFDLPISFEGDTSAVFQFGSTLINILAISQAEELIAPATAARPQDGARAVYTLRVENVDARCAELTAKGVRLLNGPMDRPCGIRTASFQDPMGTIWEVAQDR, from the coding sequence ATGACTGACCAGACCCCGTGGACGAGCAACATTTTCGCCATCACCCTGCTCACTGAGAACCTCGAGGAAGCCAAAGCCTTTTACCAGAGGGTTTTCGACCTTCCGATCTCATTTGAAGGTGACACCTCAGCCGTGTTCCAGTTCGGGAGCACCCTGATCAACATCCTCGCCATCAGTCAAGCCGAGGAACTGATCGCCCCGGCAACAGCCGCGCGCCCCCAGGATGGTGCCCGTGCCGTGTATACCCTTCGTGTCGAGAATGTGGACGCCAGATGCGCCGAGCTGACGGCCAAAGGCGTCAGGTTGCTGAACGGGCCGATGGACCGACCCTGTGGCATCCGCACCGCCAGTTTCCAGGACCCGATGGGAACCATCTGGGAGGTCGCCCAGGACCGATGA
- a CDS encoding Type 1 glutamine amidotransferase-like domain-containing protein: MKLLLTSGGITNPSIHDALVGLLTKPIAESTALCIPTAQWGHPMCGPGSVRHFITDQTPATMCGLGWKSVGVLELTALPSISQERWVPWVREADVLLVDGGDATYLCHWMRESGLAELLPSLPETVWVGLSAGSMVMTPQIGEYFVEWPSAPDDRALGVVDFSIFPHLDHEMLPGNTMSAAERWAASIKGPCYAIDDRTAIKVVGDSVEVVSEGHWKRLTP; encoded by the coding sequence ATGAAACTTCTGCTTACTTCCGGCGGCATCACCAACCCGAGCATCCACGATGCGCTGGTCGGCCTGCTGACGAAACCGATCGCGGAGTCCACCGCCCTGTGTATCCCGACCGCGCAGTGGGGTCACCCGATGTGCGGACCAGGCTCGGTGCGGCACTTCATTACTGACCAGACTCCGGCGACCATGTGTGGCCTGGGATGGAAGTCGGTGGGCGTCCTCGAACTGACTGCGTTGCCGAGCATCAGCCAGGAGCGGTGGGTGCCGTGGGTCCGGGAGGCCGACGTCCTGCTGGTGGATGGGGGTGACGCGACGTACTTATGCCACTGGATGCGGGAATCCGGGCTGGCAGAGCTCCTGCCCTCGCTGCCCGAGACTGTCTGGGTGGGGCTGAGCGCTGGGAGCATGGTGATGACGCCGCAGATCGGTGAGTACTTTGTCGAATGGCCTTCTGCGCCAGACGACCGCGCCCTCGGGGTCGTTGACTTCTCGATCTTCCCGCATCTGGATCACGAAATGCTGCCGGGGAATACCATGTCCGCTGCGGAACGCTGGGCGGCCAGCATCAAGGGGCCTTGCTACGCGATCGACGACCGGACCGCCATCAAAGTGGTGGGTGACTCCGTCGAAGTCGTTTCTGAAGGGCACTGGAAACGGTTGACGCCCTAG
- a CDS encoding class I SAM-dependent methyltransferase — protein sequence MAPLQVILGAGNQAWDGWTPTQREQLDLTDRTSFERYFGDRRADAFLCEHVWEHLTSEQGLEAARLCFNFLQPGGFLRCAVPDANFPDEEYQRIVQVGGPGPADHPAADHKIVYDAHRFRQVFEMAGFEVDLLEYCDERGRFHYHGWDVTTGPIYRSLLLDHRNRDGKVGCVSIVLDARKPR from the coding sequence ATGGCACCACTCCAGGTCATTCTTGGCGCAGGAAATCAGGCCTGGGACGGTTGGACTCCCACGCAGCGAGAACAACTCGACCTGACGGACCGTACAAGTTTCGAGCGGTACTTCGGTGACCGACGCGCTGACGCCTTCCTGTGCGAGCACGTCTGGGAGCACCTCACTTCAGAGCAGGGTCTGGAGGCTGCCCGTCTGTGCTTCAACTTTCTCCAACCAGGTGGGTTCCTGCGCTGCGCGGTTCCCGACGCGAACTTCCCGGACGAGGAGTACCAGCGGATCGTGCAGGTGGGTGGGCCTGGTCCGGCGGACCACCCGGCAGCGGACCACAAAATCGTGTACGACGCTCACCGCTTCAGGCAAGTCTTTGAGATGGCAGGCTTTGAGGTGGACTTGCTGGAATACTGCGATGAGCGGGGCCGCTTCCACTATCACGGTTGGGATGTGACGACGGGGCCGATCTACCGCTCGCTGCTGCTCGATCACCGCAACCGTGACGGCAAGGTGGGCTGTGTTTCCATCGTTCTGGATGCCAGGAAACCCCGCTGA
- a CDS encoding DinB family protein, whose product MHVLTHGAHHRSQVIHMLKRLGVQDVIWRAKVQHSGGSERIMGMRRRCGRCCCCLSRGGAAA is encoded by the coding sequence GTGCACGTCCTGACGCACGGTGCCCATCACCGGTCGCAGGTGATTCATATGCTGAAGCGACTGGGCGTTCAGGATGTGATCTGGCGGGCGAAAGTGCAACACAGTGGCGGGAGCGAACGAATTATGGGAATGCGGAGACGGTGCGGCAGATGCTGCTGTTGCTTGAGCAGAGGTGGGGCCGCAGCCTGA
- a CDS encoding DinB family protein: protein MNLLDTLLAHNEGTTRRLIEQSAALSDEQLDQEFDLGLRTVRLSLHHIIESMKWWTDLMNGQPQWSLDPLPHDPVSLPSLQFRLATVAEQFARTAHDVEERGRWDDH from the coding sequence ATGAATCTGCTCGATACCCTGCTCGCCCATAACGAGGGCACCACGCGACGTCTGATTGAACAGAGTGCTGCGCTCTCCGATGAGCAGTTGGACCAGGAGTTTGATCTGGGTTTGCGTACGGTACGCCTTTCCCTGCATCACATCATCGAGAGTATGAAGTGGTGGACGGATCTGATGAACGGTCAACCGCAATGGTCGTTGGACCCCCTCCCTCACGACCCTGTTTCTCTTCCCAGTTTGCAATTTCGTCTGGCCACGGTGGCCGAGCAGTTTGCCCGAACTGCCCACGACGTGGAGGAACGTGGACGGTGGGACGATCACTAG